The genomic DNA CCGAATATGAAATCTACTGTTCCGTAGATGTAGCACTCGCGGTAAAACTGGCGTTGCGAATGGACCATCAGTGTGTCTTGGTATCCTTCAATCGAGCATTTGTAGAAGATTGAGAGGTCCGATGATGACCGAAGTGCCACGGCCTGTCCCTTGGCTGGACCAGCTGTATTCCGAAACGCTATGCCTTTGGCAATGAAGTGAAGTCCCTCAATACCTGGATCACACGCAATGTAAGACAACTGTTTCACAATGAGAGAAAAAATGACATAGAATCTTTTAAATGGTAACGCTTACACATTttgcgggaaaaaaaaaaacaacggttacgtttgtttattatatagatatattttaactttttatgtaATGATGACAAGTTGATAACTGATTACGATCCCTATGTATGATTTAANCAGCACGACCTTGTGCGGTTATTACATTGGCTTGACCTTTGAGTGGCCGGCGAGGGAGGATGAGACAATTTTGGAAAACGGCAGCTGCATTTCCGAATATGAAATCTACTGTTCCGTAGATGTAGCACTCGCGGTAAAACTGGCGTTGCGAATGGACCATCAGTGTGTCTTGGTATCCTTCAATCGAGCATTTGTAGAAGATTGAGAGGTCCGATGATGACCGAAGTGCCACGGCCTGTCCCTTGGCTGGACCAGCTGTATTCTGAAACGCTATGCCTTTGGCAATGAAGTGAAGTCCCTCAATACCTGGATCACACGCAATGTAAGACAACTGTTTCACAATGAGAGAAAAAATGACATAGAATCTTTTAAATGGTAACGCTTACACATTttgcgggaaaaaaaaaaacaacggttacgtttgtttattatatagatatattttaactttttatgtaATGATGACAAGTTGATAACTGATTACGATCCCTATGTATGATTTAATTTGGACGTCTCCGCCATGAATCTTATCGATTGGAAAACTCAAGTCGTACTACGGAATAttcgatttattttttcattaaatgaCATAGAAACTTGTTAGATCCAATCTACTAATTAGAAATTAATGAGTATGATTAAATTATTTACCGGCAGTAGCGGAGTTGTAAGTGGTGTAACCTCCTTGGACACTTCGACCACCGGTGATAATGGTGGATCTCATTCCATCTCCGACCAACATTATGTTATCATTATTTAGACGTACgtttatgttttcttgatatATCCCTCTTTTCACGTATATAACGAACCTCTTTGACATTGACCTTCTTCGTCCGGCCACGTCAATAGCCGCTTGGACCGTATTGAACTGTCCCGATCCGTCTTTGGCCACCACGATGTTGGCTCGAACGGTTCGCAGAAGTCTTCTATCTTTACCGGAAACCCACGTCGGAAAATATGCGGTGGTGGTTCCGTTGTTCACGGCGGGCAAGAGGGCTCCGTTGACGGCTAAGCAGTTACTGATGAGGTTGGAGATTTTGGTGTTTGAAACGATGGGTGTGATGAAATCTGAGACGTTGAAATCGGATGAGCCGCGTCGGCAAGTCTCTATGTTGGTAAGTGCGGTACTCAGCCATGTTTGAGCGTCGAAGTCGGTGCAACGTTCTGTGGCTTTTGGAGAAACGCCTTGCAGCGTCCGGTTTAGCTGCATGATCGTGTCTCCATAGAGGTCAATGCAGTCTGTCAAAACGGCTTGTTTCTTGCAATCTGTGCAGTTCCGACCGGAATTAGTCAACTCGTCCCTAGCTGATACGGCCCGATCCATGGCTGCTTCCACCAGCATTACTCGGAACTCGGATAGTTGTGTCGGCTGTCGAAAACCATTGTGGTTCTTGAAGTAGCATTTGCATGGATCCGGGTATGGAGTTTTGCCGCACCACCGGTCAATACCTTGACCGGTTGTGGAATTGCCGTCGGCTAAGGTGGTGAGAGGACGGAGGCAGAGTAGTGATAGTAATAGTAAATGTAGAGATAGAAAAGAGAATTTTAGCAACATCATCTTGATGTGGTTTTGGTACTGTGAGAGAGGGTGGAATTGAATGTAATTCAAGGGCTAGAGACTAGAGAGTGGGAACATGACTCCAATCTATATCTTAAATCTATAATTATGTATTGTGGTGGTATTGACATTTAAAgcgaaacaagcaaacaaaatttatattgtgAGAGGTTATGAATGAGATCTACCTTTGCTAGCTCGATGGCTGCTGTCTTCTTATTGCGTGAACGATACTATCACTTAATTTTAGTAATAAAGGTattgttttaggggtttttCAGGATATACTCATAcactttaaccaaaaaaatttgctTTTTGTAATATTggcttgttaaaaaaaaagtcctGATGTAAATTGGAGTTAAAATCGTGCATGTTATGAACAACTGATGATATGATCAAAAAGCTTTATAATTACGTGTTTAGTTCTCTTTTACTTATCTATTATAATGGCCCTCTATGTATTGCTATGTTTCTTACACGATGTTTCAAAACGCTTGATAAAAAGGAACGATAAAAGTAAGAATTTTCTCATTATTTGACATCTGGTACTAGTTATAAAAGCAACAATAACTAGTTTTCAAAGTCCTAACTTTTGTAATAgttgataaaattttgttagTATAGTAGATAAAagtttgattaattaaacaattacAAAGATGTcacacaaccttttttttttttagaattattacGTCTTCGTAATTTGACTAAAAAGGTTATTGAAAAATCAGTAAGCAACAAGAAATTCTTAAACAATTCTACTTTTTCTAGAAGAACGCCGTACGAGATCTTGAatactaaaactaaaatttttaaaatccgaCAACAATTAAAAATCGTCACTTGAAGGTATTAAATATGAGTATTAACATCCTAACTATGTATTAAATATGATTATTAACATCCTATCTGTCTAGAATCCAAGATGTaaaagtcataaaaaaaaaagcttagtTGCTTAGCTTACTTGCTTatatcctttttcttctctgctGATGTGAATCCTTCATTTCACATGCTACTTATATTGTCAACCAACATAATTAACTATCATGCACACTCAAATCTACATTGAATGCAAAACCTGTCAACATTTTTTAACCATCAGCAAGACTGGATcgtttaatttgttgttttagtgttttttttttcggtaaggttttgttgttttagtgttttCATTATAAGTTGACAATTCTCTTTACGTAAAATATCACAGATctgattaaatatgttttttattttatttttatgtattgaAAACATAAGTTGAGTATTTTCAGTATAGAATTGCTATAAAACACATTTCGAatcattatataatttaatggcTATGAACGTTCAACTTGTCGAGAAAGATGGCATGTTCGTGTTCTCTAATTAAATACTTcgaaagaataaaatataatgacCCATGTGATCCCTTGAGTGTTCCATGCACACTTACTCACGCAATTAatctgtaaaaacaaaaaaacagaagcgCACACATAGTTTAAACGAGTCCATTAATTACGCGCAAACGTCCTTAAATCTTCTATTATAAA from Camelina sativa cultivar DH55 chromosome 2, Cs, whole genome shotgun sequence includes the following:
- the LOC104726236 gene encoding probable pectinesterase/pectinesterase inhibitor 59 isoform X2; translated protein: MMLLKFSFLSLHLLLLSLLCLRPLTTLADGNSTTGQGIDRWCGKTPYPDPCKCYFKNHNGFRQPTQLSEFRVMLVEAAMDRAVSARDELTNSGRNCTDCKKQAVLTDCIDLYGDTIMQLNRTLQGVSPKATERCTDFDAQTWLSTALTNIETCRRGSSDFNVSDFITPIVSNTKISNLISNCLAVNGALLPAVNNGTTTAYFPTWVSGKDRRLLRTVRANIVVAKDGSGQFNTVQAAIDVAGRRRSMSKRFVIYVKRGIYQENINVRLNNDNIMLVGDGMRSTIITGGRSVQGGYTTYNSATAGIEGLHFIAKGIAFRNTAGPAKGQAVALRSSSDLSIFYKCSIEGYQDTLMVHSQRQFYRECYIYGTVDFIFGNAAAVFQNCLILPRRPLKGQANVITAQGRADPFQNTGISIHNSQIIPAPDLKPVISTVKTYMGRPWMKYSRTVVLQTYIDTVVSPVGWSPWIEGSVFGLDTLFYAEYKNTGPASSTRWRVRWKGFHVLGRASDASAFTVGKFIAGAAWLPRTGIPFTSGL
- the LOC104726236 gene encoding probable pectinesterase/pectinesterase inhibitor 59 isoform X1, which encodes MMLLKFSFLSLHLLLLSLLCLRPLTTLADGNSTTGQGIDRWCGKTPYPDPCKCYFKNHNGFRQPTQLSEFRVMLVEAAMDRAVSARDELTNSGRNCTDCKKQAVLTDCIDLYGDTIMQLNRTLQGVSPKATERCTDFDAQTWLSTALTNIETCRRGSSDFNVSDFITPIVSNTKISNLISNCLAVNGALLPAVNNGTTTAYFPTWVSGKDRRLLRTVRANIVVAKDGSGQFNTVQAAIDVAGRRRSMSKRFVIYVKRGIYQENINVRLNNDNIMLVGDGMRSTIITGGRSVQGGYTTYNSATAGIEGLHFIAKGIAFQNTAGPAKGQAVALRSSSDLSIFYKCSIEGYQDTLMVHSQRQFYRECYIYGTVDFIFGNAAAVFQNCLILPRRPLKGQANVITAQGRADPFQNTGISIHNSQIIPAPDLKPVISTVKTYMGRPWMKYSRTVVLQTYIDTVVSPVGWSPWIEGSVFGLDTLFYAEYKNTGPASSTRWRVRWKGFHVLGRASDASAFTVGKFIAGAAWLPRTGIPFTSGL